Within Veillonellales bacterium, the genomic segment GAGGCTTTGAAGGCGCTTGCCTGCAGGGATGATGTTTATACGGTACTAGTAGGCGTTGGAACTGAATTCGATAAAATTTCTCGTTTTATTCAAAATGAAAAAATCAATAACACGTATTTGTTAAAGTCTCTTCCAAAAGCTGACTACATAGAGCTATTGGCATATATGGATGTTGGATTGATTTTCCTTGATCACCGTTTCACGATTCCTAACTTTCCCTCGAGAGCGTTGGATTATATGGATGCAGGGCTTCCGATTATTTCGGCGACAGACCCTAATACCGATATAGGTGCGATCATTGTTCGGGCTGGAGCAGGCCTTTGGTGTGAAAGTAATGATATAGATGGTTTTTTAACGTGTGTTGATACTATGAAAAAGGACGAAATTTTTCGTATATCGGCAGGGGAAGCTTCGAAGCAACTTCTTCTCGATCATTATACTGCCTCTCCTTCTGCCGACATTATTCTGGATAAGATAAATGAATCTTGTTGAGATCTTAAAGAAAGTAAAACTTCGGTATCCAGTCGTTTGGGATTGGGTGGAAGACATAAATGGTATTTTATTGGGCAAATCTCGATCTCGGCGGATAACCGATATCAAGAGAAAAATATTGGTATTCCCTCTGGGACACAGCGGTCTGGTCTTTAAAGATGCAAAAAAAGAAGATATCCCTATTATAGTTGAATTTCTTAATCACCTTTCTGCTGAAGATGTGGCTCATTTTCGACCTTTCCCGTTTACCGATAAATCGCTTGACCATGTAATTTCATGCGGTACCTATCAAGTCTATTTGGCTATGTCTGGGAAGGAGTTGGTTGGACTTTTCTTCCTTAGATTTTTTATCAATCGGCAATGTTATTTAGGATTTGCTGTCAATAGTTCTTATCGGGGGAAGGGTATAGGTAAAAAAATGATCGAAACAATGGCTAGTGCCGTAAAAGATTCTGGATTTCAGCTTATGTCAACAGTCTGCGCTGATAACCAAGCTTCAATCAAAGCTCATATGGCAGCTGCCCGATTCGAAATTGTGGATTGTCTGTCTTCTAATGAAATTGTTCTCAGGTTAAAAGGCTGAAAAAGCATGAAAAGTCCAACATTTGAAAATTTACTGTCCTTATCGATTCATGGTGGGAATTTTGATACCTTTTACAAGGGCCGTGTCGCCCTCTATGCCCTGCTTCATGAAATGGGCATTGGGAAGGGCGATCAGGTGCTGATGCCCGCCTATACCTGCGTCGTAGTTCCCAACGCTGTCTTGTATCTTGGTGCGGAACCCCTTTACGCCGACATCGAGCTTTCTTCGTTTTCTGTGAATTCCGCTTCGGTCGAAAACGCTCTTTCGGAACGAACAAAAGTCGTACTTTGCCAGAATACCTATGGCCTTTCCGCGCATGTGGACGAAATTGTTGATCTGTGCCGCAAAAGGGGAATCCGGACCATAGAGGATTGTACCCACGGCTTCGGTGGCACCTATAAAGGCAAGCCAAACGGTTCCTGGTGCGATGCTGCCTTCTATTCGAGCCAGTGGAACAAGCCCTTTTCTACCGGTTTGGGCGGCTATGCCCTGGTCAACGATCCGGAGCTTGCGCCGAAGGTTGCCGCGTTTGCGGACAACCTCCCCCAGCCCCCGCCCAGGACGCAAGCCATGCTCTGGGTACTGATGCGCGTGCGCAAGCTCATCAGTCCTGCCACCTATTATTCCTTTGTCCAGGCCTATCGCTACTTGAGCAAACGCAACCTCGTGACGGGCTCATCGTCCGGCGAGGAACTTGAATCAATCGAAATGCCCAAAAACTATCTGTTGGGAATGTCGGACATACAGAAGCGTGTGGCTGAAAAAGCTCTGGTGAAGCTTCCCCAGGTAAACGCGCTGCGAAAGGCGAACGGAGCACTGTATACGGCACACCTTGCGCAGACTGGGCTCAACCATGTCGACCCATCGCTGCATGAAAACCACCTATTCCTGAAATATCCGCTCCTTGTCCACAACAGAAAAGCCTTTATGCGCAAGGCCCGCGAAGCGAACATTCCCTTGGGCGACTGGTTTTGCTCTCCCCTCCATCCCGTCGAAGGAGATCTAAACCAGTGGAAATTCGACCCCGAACGCTATCCCAACGCGGTATTCGCCGCATCT encodes:
- a CDS encoding DegT/DnrJ/EryC1/StrS family aminotransferase — encoded protein: MKSPTFENLLSLSIHGGNFDTFYKGRVALYALLHEMGIGKGDQVLMPAYTCVVVPNAVLYLGAEPLYADIELSSFSVNSASVENALSERTKVVLCQNTYGLSAHVDEIVDLCRKRGIRTIEDCTHGFGGTYKGKPNGSWCDAAFYSSQWNKPFSTGLGGYALVNDPELAPKVAAFADNLPQPPPRTQAMLWVLMRVRKLISPATYYSFVQAYRYLSKRNLVTGSSSGEELESIEMPKNYLLGMSDIQKRVAEKALVKLPQVNALRKANGALYTAHLAQTGLNHVDPSLHENHLFLKYPLLVHNRKAFMRKAREANIPLGDWFCSPLHPVEGDLNQWKFDPERYPNAVFAASHVVNIPTDTQKPEKVLDFIDRNADMIMDVTLGGRLC
- a CDS encoding GNAT family N-acetyltransferase; translation: MNLVEILKKVKLRYPVVWDWVEDINGILLGKSRSRRITDIKRKILVFPLGHSGLVFKDAKKEDIPIIVEFLNHLSAEDVAHFRPFPFTDKSLDHVISCGTYQVYLAMSGKELVGLFFLRFFINRQCYLGFAVNSSYRGKGIGKKMIETMASAVKDSGFQLMSTVCADNQASIKAHMAAARFEIVDCLSSNEIVLRLKG